In Leptolyngbya sp. SIO1E4, one DNA window encodes the following:
- a CDS encoding FAD-dependent oxidoreductase, with product MAVDYDLVVIGGGSAGLVAASASAQLKAKVALIEKEPRLGGDCLHYGCVPSKSLIHAGRIAHDVKNSAIYGIEASIQDIRIREALGHVHRVIDTIQEHDSTERFESLGVEVIYGEGQFTDPHTFVVNGRELRARTFLVATGGRPGLPPINGLKEAGYLTNVNVFSIDSRPEALAIIGAGPIGCELGQAFSRLGSRVTILASRQHILPKEDPEAAQVVQDHMVAEGIQILTETRAQEVSIQDGKKVILTNQGDRIVVDEILAAAGRVPNVETLNLQAAGVEVGKQGVIVNEKLQTTNPKIYAAGDVIGGYQFTHVAGYEGAVVIQNALFFPTKKADYRVIPWATFTEPELGRVGLTEEQARKRYGDDVMVLRHNFDHVDRALAEGAGIGFAKFITRKNGEILGAHIVGPTAGELIHEVVLAMTYNLKVGALTFMHVYPTLSEITSKTALQHTKQKYAQNTRLQGVLRGFFNFRRSIGR from the coding sequence GTGGCTGTTGATTATGATTTGGTCGTGATTGGGGGCGGTTCCGCAGGGTTGGTCGCGGCCAGTGCTAGCGCCCAGCTCAAGGCCAAAGTCGCTTTAATCGAGAAGGAACCTCGGTTGGGCGGCGACTGCCTGCATTACGGATGTGTACCCAGTAAATCACTGATTCACGCTGGGCGCATTGCCCACGACGTTAAAAACTCAGCGATTTATGGCATTGAGGCTTCAATTCAAGACATCCGCATCCGGGAAGCGTTAGGGCACGTCCATCGCGTTATCGACACCATCCAAGAGCATGATTCAACAGAACGATTTGAATCCCTTGGGGTAGAGGTGATTTACGGTGAGGGGCAGTTTACCGATCCCCATACGTTTGTCGTCAATGGACGCGAGCTTCGAGCCCGAACTTTTCTCGTGGCCACAGGCGGCCGTCCGGGGCTGCCGCCCATTAATGGGTTGAAGGAAGCAGGCTATCTAACCAACGTCAATGTTTTTTCCATTGATTCTCGTCCTGAGGCACTGGCAATCATTGGTGCCGGGCCGATTGGGTGTGAGCTGGGGCAGGCTTTTTCGCGGCTTGGCAGCCGGGTCACCATTTTGGCTAGCCGCCAGCATATTCTCCCTAAAGAAGACCCTGAAGCCGCCCAAGTCGTACAAGACCACATGGTTGCAGAAGGCATTCAGATTTTGACGGAAACCCGAGCCCAGGAAGTCTCGATTCAGGATGGCAAGAAAGTTATCTTAACCAATCAGGGCGATCGCATCGTTGTGGACGAAATCCTGGCTGCCGCTGGGCGCGTTCCTAATGTAGAAACCCTCAACTTGCAAGCAGCTGGAGTCGAAGTGGGCAAGCAGGGGGTAATCGTGAATGAAAAATTGCAAACCACGAACCCCAAGATTTATGCCGCTGGTGATGTAATCGGTGGGTACCAATTTACCCACGTCGCAGGCTATGAAGGGGCTGTTGTTATCCAAAACGCGCTGTTTTTCCCAACCAAAAAGGCAGATTATCGCGTCATTCCCTGGGCCACCTTTACCGAACCTGAACTCGGACGAGTTGGGCTAACAGAAGAGCAAGCTCGAAAGCGCTATGGGGATGACGTCATGGTGCTTCGACACAACTTCGACCATGTGGATCGAGCCTTGGCTGAAGGCGCTGGGATTGGGTTTGCCAAGTTCATCACGCGCAAAAACGGTGAAATCTTAGGTGCCCACATCGTTGGCCCCACAGCCGGGGAGTTAATTCACGAAGTCGTGTTGGCGATGACCTACAACCTCAAAGTAGGGGCGCTGACATTTATGCACGTGTACCCAACGCTGTCAGAAATTACGAGTAAAACCGCCCTGCAGCATACGAAGCAAAAATATGCTCAAAACACCCGCCTGCAGGGGGTTCTCAGGGGTTTCTTCAATTTCCGTCGTTCGATTGGGCGGTAG